The following proteins are encoded in a genomic region of Spirosoma sp. SC4-14:
- a CDS encoding TetR/AcrR family transcriptional regulator gives MRTKDEAKEKIILDTALRLIMQTGLSGLKMSDLAREAGVATGTVYVYFDDKPALIQRLYAYLLRKSLSDLNAGIAATDPLRVKIQKITRNYLDDNLKYPEYTAFFEQYFRSPYFAETEVIRAEEASVMQPIYDLVVEGQQQMIIKEANPDLLVTLVCGMLNELAKQALFSQQPISKSDWELTFSVIWDGVKR, from the coding sequence ATGCGCACTAAAGACGAAGCAAAAGAAAAGATCATACTCGATACGGCCCTGCGGCTCATTATGCAGACTGGACTATCGGGGCTCAAAATGTCGGACCTGGCCAGAGAAGCCGGTGTGGCTACGGGTACGGTGTACGTCTATTTCGATGATAAGCCTGCCCTGATTCAGCGGCTCTATGCCTATCTGCTTCGCAAAAGCCTCAGCGACCTCAACGCAGGGATTGCAGCTACTGATCCACTACGGGTTAAAATTCAGAAAATCACCCGTAACTATCTGGATGACAATTTAAAATATCCTGAGTATACCGCTTTTTTTGAGCAATATTTCCGCTCCCCTTACTTTGCAGAAACGGAGGTCATACGCGCCGAAGAAGCCAGCGTTATGCAACCTATTTATGATCTGGTGGTAGAAGGTCAGCAGCAAATGATCATTAAAGAAGCCAACCCGGATTTGCTGGTCACGCTGGTTTGTGGTATGCTTAATGAACTGGCTAAACAGGCTCTGTTTTCGCAGCAACCCATCAGCAAAAGCGACTGGGAGTTAACCTTCTCTGTTATCTGGGACGGTGTCAAACGATAA
- a CDS encoding Gfo/Idh/MocA family oxidoreductase — protein MDRRTFVKNTALATASTTILNFPIYGKNAPSNKVVVAIMGVNSRGAYHAKSFSKLPNVEVAYLCDVEEKAIQNGLDAVKDASRQPTIIRDIRELVTKKDFDALLIAAPDHWHAPAALMGVANGKHVYVEKPCGQNPYESEMLIQARDKYGKLIQVGSQRRSFPTLIDAVKEVRGGAIGNPYFAKAWYTNSRKSIGIGKKVAVPSTLDFNLWQGPAPRQDYRDNLVHYNWHWFWNWGTGEACNNGNHEIDCCRWFMGVDFPSKVTSSGGRYAFKDDWQTPDTQVATFEFDNGKAITWEGRSCSSYPIDGSGRGFIIYGDKGTLVNKGGGDYQIFDDKNKLVKEIKPSTKLDPNNTVSATGDLELTHFTNFVETIRENTKLTAPINEGHKSVLLCHLANIAQRTGTTLHCDTTNGHIKDNKAATQLWKREYEKGWEMRVS, from the coding sequence ATGGATCGTCGGACATTTGTTAAAAATACCGCACTGGCTACGGCCAGCACCACGATTTTAAACTTCCCTATTTACGGTAAAAATGCGCCCAGCAACAAGGTTGTTGTGGCCATAATGGGCGTCAACAGCCGGGGCGCTTATCATGCAAAGTCGTTTTCCAAACTGCCGAACGTGGAGGTGGCTTATCTGTGCGATGTAGAAGAAAAAGCCATCCAAAACGGCCTGGATGCGGTTAAAGACGCCAGCCGTCAGCCCACCATCATCAGGGACATTCGCGAATTGGTGACCAAAAAAGACTTCGATGCCCTGCTCATTGCCGCCCCCGATCACTGGCACGCGCCAGCGGCTCTGATGGGTGTTGCCAACGGCAAGCATGTGTACGTAGAAAAACCCTGCGGTCAGAACCCCTACGAAAGCGAGATGCTGATTCAGGCCCGCGACAAGTACGGTAAACTGATTCAGGTCGGTAGTCAGCGCCGGTCGTTCCCAACCCTCATCGACGCGGTAAAGGAAGTGCGGGGCGGGGCCATCGGCAACCCGTATTTTGCCAAAGCCTGGTATACCAATTCCCGAAAATCCATTGGGATCGGTAAGAAGGTAGCCGTGCCCTCGACGCTGGATTTTAACCTCTGGCAGGGACCCGCTCCGCGCCAGGACTACCGCGACAATCTGGTGCATTACAACTGGCACTGGTTCTGGAACTGGGGAACGGGCGAAGCCTGTAACAATGGTAACCACGAGATCGACTGCTGCCGCTGGTTTATGGGCGTCGATTTTCCGTCGAAAGTAACGTCGTCAGGCGGGCGGTATGCTTTTAAAGATGACTGGCAAACACCCGATACGCAGGTCGCTACGTTCGAGTTCGACAACGGGAAAGCCATCACCTGGGAAGGGCGCAGTTGCAGTTCATACCCCATCGACGGCAGTGGACGGGGCTTTATCATTTACGGCGACAAGGGTACGCTGGTCAACAAAGGTGGGGGCGATTACCAGATTTTTGATGACAAAAATAAACTGGTGAAGGAGATCAAGCCGAGTACCAAACTCGACCCCAACAACACGGTCAGCGCAACCGGTGATCTGGAACTGACGCACTTCACCAACTTCGTAGAAACTATCCGGGAGAATACAAAACTAACGGCACCGATTAACGAAGGACACAAAAGCGTGCTGCTCTGCCACCTGGCCAACATCGCCCAACGTACCGGCACAACCCTGCACTGTGACACGACGAACGGGCATATCAAAGACAATAAAGCCGCTACGCAACTCTGGAAGCGGGAGTACGAAAAAGGCTGGGAAATGAGAGTTTCGTAA
- a CDS encoding DUF1080 domain-containing protein yields the protein MKKQMIFSVLCLLVGFVSLATAQQPPNTLTDVEKQNGWKLLFDGVSSSGWKSACKDGFPEKGWTLKDGTIGVAEMGGHEHIVGGDIVTKDQFNAFDLRFEFKLAPGGNSGLKYFVTRSEGDKGAVIGLEYQILDDKLHPDAKQGRDGNRTQASLYDLIKANKQEQFVNPPGQWNTGRIVVYPNNHVEHYLNGLKVLEYERGSPAFRELVANSKYKGFAHFGEAPKGRILLQDHGNAVSFRSIKIKALN from the coding sequence ATGAAAAAGCAAATGATATTCAGTGTATTATGTCTATTGGTAGGTTTTGTGAGCCTGGCAACGGCGCAGCAGCCACCCAATACACTCACCGATGTTGAAAAACAAAACGGTTGGAAACTACTGTTCGATGGAGTCAGCTCGTCGGGCTGGAAAAGTGCCTGCAAAGATGGTTTTCCTGAGAAAGGATGGACATTAAAAGACGGTACAATTGGCGTGGCCGAAATGGGTGGACATGAACATATTGTAGGGGGCGACATCGTGACGAAAGACCAGTTCAACGCGTTCGATCTACGCTTCGAGTTTAAATTGGCTCCTGGCGGCAATAGCGGTTTAAAGTATTTTGTCACCCGTTCTGAAGGTGATAAAGGGGCCGTCATTGGGTTAGAATATCAGATTCTGGACGATAAATTACACCCCGATGCCAAACAGGGAAGAGATGGTAATCGCACACAGGCATCGCTGTATGATCTGATCAAAGCCAATAAGCAGGAGCAATTTGTGAACCCGCCTGGTCAGTGGAATACGGGTCGGATTGTGGTGTATCCCAACAACCATGTCGAGCATTATTTGAATGGCCTAAAAGTACTTGAGTACGAACGGGGTTCGCCTGCCTTTCGTGAATTAGTCGCCAACAGTAAGTACAAGGGCTTTGCCCATTTCGGCGAAGCACCAAAAGGGCGTATTCTGCTACAGGATCACGGCAATGCGGTGAGCTTCCGCAGTATTAAAATCAAAGCCCTTAACTAA
- a CDS encoding nucleoside hydrolase: MYINRQLYLTFSLLLLLGCASVFAQKQKVWLDADTGNETDDVYAIIRLLAEPSVDVVGLSSAHFNNADLVAFDKWNQYPTKNIKTVAISQQLNEEILRAMGKLSIPHPLGADRQIGRAWGGSEPRPSAATEQLIRTVKTLRQGEKLDVICLGALTNIASAILIDSTILPRIRWFALGAKYNVQTNAWSKNEFNIRNDLNAFDYLLNNRKVDLTLMPIDAALPFRFMRDTIYHRIDDTVLAQRLLKQRWQETNPQDKIRTLWDLALVEAYLLPQNATIQGVSTPPENTKRIIKAYRKLDEKALTDDFWRVIRQLTN; this comes from the coding sequence ATGTACATCAACCGCCAACTGTACTTAACTTTTAGCCTGCTACTCCTGCTTGGTTGCGCCAGCGTTTTTGCACAGAAGCAAAAAGTATGGCTCGACGCCGACACTGGTAACGAAACCGATGATGTGTATGCCATTATACGGTTGCTGGCCGAACCTTCCGTTGACGTAGTAGGACTAAGTTCGGCTCATTTCAACAATGCCGATCTGGTTGCTTTTGATAAGTGGAACCAATACCCAACGAAGAATATCAAAACGGTAGCGATCAGTCAGCAACTCAACGAAGAAATTCTGCGGGCAATGGGCAAACTATCCATTCCGCATCCGCTCGGGGCCGACCGCCAGATTGGACGGGCCTGGGGCGGTAGTGAACCCCGGCCATCGGCTGCTACCGAGCAACTCATTCGGACAGTTAAAACGTTACGGCAAGGCGAGAAGTTAGATGTAATCTGCCTGGGCGCCCTGACAAATATTGCTTCTGCTATACTGATTGACTCTACAATTCTTCCCCGAATCAGGTGGTTCGCGCTGGGTGCTAAATACAATGTCCAGACCAACGCCTGGAGCAAAAACGAATTCAATATCCGTAACGACCTGAATGCCTTCGATTATTTGCTGAATAACCGGAAGGTCGATCTTACCTTAATGCCAATAGATGCCGCCCTCCCATTCCGATTTATGCGGGATACGATCTATCATAGGATTGATGATACTGTTCTGGCCCAACGACTTCTTAAACAGCGCTGGCAGGAAACCAATCCACAGGATAAAATCCGTACGCTCTGGGATCTAGCGTTGGTGGAGGCTTATTTGCTGCCACAAAATGCAACAATACAGGGTGTGTCGACGCCCCCGGAAAACACAAAGCGGATAATAAAAGCGTATCGTAAACTCGACGAAAAAGCCTTGACGGATGATTTTTGGCGCGTCATCAGGCAATTGACAAACTGA
- a CDS encoding polysaccharide pyruvyl transferase family protein — MKPNQHQNRRNFLRQASLLSASLLASRIVLATGKPDPVILFTSGWQDVNIGDIAHTPGLIALLKKRLPQAKLILWKRSSSAKVETMLNHYYPDVRIIHSQVKDNVPQAEEVKQAFQQADFFLHGSGPLVVAADYLEAWHAQTHKPFGLFGVTIQDVYPALKTLLANASLIFTRETASIEVLRKAGLSGSHIAFAPDATFALTIRDDEKAKAFLAANDLKPRQFICAIPRLRMTPYYRINANSGWSAEKIKEVDTLNDTWKEADHAKLREAMIAWVRQTGNKVLACPEMTYQVDIMDELLIDPLPADVKAKVVRHLYWLPDEAAAVYAQAHTVLSFECHSPIMAAVNGTPCFYLRQPQDTIKGQMYYDLGLGDWTFEIEQTTGQQITDRLMQVTKNYKAAQQNVRKALSNVNDRYDETFQLLRKTWL, encoded by the coding sequence ATGAAACCTAATCAACATCAAAACCGGAGAAACTTTCTGCGTCAGGCCAGTCTTTTAAGTGCGTCGTTGCTGGCTAGCCGGATCGTGCTGGCAACGGGTAAGCCTGATCCGGTTATTCTGTTTACCTCGGGCTGGCAGGATGTCAATATTGGCGATATTGCCCATACGCCGGGCCTGATTGCGCTTTTGAAAAAACGGCTGCCACAGGCCAAACTTATTCTCTGGAAACGTAGTAGTAGTGCCAAAGTGGAAACCATGCTGAACCACTATTACCCGGATGTGCGCATCATTCACAGCCAGGTGAAAGACAACGTACCGCAGGCCGAAGAGGTGAAGCAGGCGTTTCAGCAGGCTGATTTTTTTCTGCACGGCTCCGGTCCGCTGGTGGTAGCTGCCGACTATCTGGAAGCCTGGCATGCCCAGACTCATAAGCCTTTCGGACTGTTTGGCGTTACGATCCAGGATGTTTACCCCGCTCTGAAAACGCTGCTGGCCAACGCGTCGTTGATTTTTACCCGCGAAACGGCTTCTATCGAGGTATTGCGAAAAGCCGGGCTGTCGGGTAGCCATATCGCCTTTGCACCCGATGCTACGTTTGCGCTGACCATCCGGGATGACGAAAAAGCGAAGGCGTTTCTAGCGGCCAACGACTTAAAACCCCGTCAGTTTATCTGCGCCATTCCCCGCCTTCGGATGACGCCCTATTACAGGATCAATGCGAATTCCGGCTGGAGTGCGGAGAAAATAAAGGAAGTCGATACCCTGAACGATACGTGGAAAGAAGCCGATCATGCCAAACTCCGCGAGGCCATGATTGCCTGGGTACGGCAAACGGGCAACAAGGTGCTGGCTTGTCCCGAAATGACGTATCAGGTAGACATCATGGACGAGTTATTGATTGATCCGCTACCTGCCGACGTGAAAGCGAAGGTTGTCCGGCATCTGTACTGGCTCCCCGACGAAGCTGCGGCTGTGTATGCCCAGGCGCATACGGTACTCAGTTTCGAGTGCCATTCGCCCATTATGGCGGCCGTGAATGGTACGCCCTGTTTTTACCTTCGGCAGCCGCAGGATACAATCAAAGGACAAATGTATTACGATTTAGGGCTGGGCGACTGGACGTTCGAGATCGAGCAGACAACGGGACAGCAGATTACGGATCGACTGATGCAGGTTACGAAAAATTACAAAGCCGCCCAGCAGAATGTCCGGAAAGCTCTGTCCAACGTGAATGACCGATATGACGAAACGTTTCAGCTATTACGAAAAACCTGGTTATAA
- a CDS encoding RagB/SusD family nutrient uptake outer membrane protein: protein MKKYIYTLTALAALAVSACQNLDREFVTTIGQKEIEQSFGNVQALLNAVYADIPDGTVYIGGAAMMASATDEAEFTAETNPIQSFNTGSWNAVNNPDLVWGTYYRSIRKVNQFLVSTGKINLDPWKLDPSASAQQVYQTNLAAIKRWTYEARFLRAYYYFELVKRYGGVPLINKALSLDEDLSKIQRNSLSECLQFITAECDSAAAQLPLNTSTLPYVAATDLGRVTKLTALSLKSRVLLYAASDLFNTPSWAGGYGKPELISLPAGDRVARWKAASDAAKAVIDAAALPTLGAYKSLFNTFNNGEIIFTRSNAASNTFEKNNSPIGFSLGQSGNTPSQDLVDAYDVKVNATTAAKFDWNNPAMAADPYANRDPRLGFTIAVNNTPFGTPARNVQLWTGGLDARPIPFASKTGYYLRKYQIESLNLINGNTGVHSWILFRYPEIYLNYAEALNEWSPGNADIKAYYDRVRNRTGVAMPLLPAGLSQADVREKIRNEKRVEFAFEDHRFWDVRRWMQAPTYFNAPLRGVDITRNADATFTYKPVTVENRVFTPKMYLYPIPQTDINIAGGLAQNPLW, encoded by the coding sequence ATGAAAAAATATATCTATACGTTAACCGCTCTGGCTGCGCTGGCAGTAAGTGCCTGCCAGAATCTTGACCGTGAATTTGTGACGACTATCGGTCAAAAAGAGATTGAGCAATCCTTCGGGAATGTACAGGCCTTACTGAATGCCGTGTATGCCGATATTCCCGATGGCACCGTTTATATAGGGGGGGCAGCCATGATGGCCTCAGCAACGGATGAAGCTGAATTTACGGCTGAGACAAACCCGATTCAGAGTTTCAACACGGGTAGTTGGAATGCCGTCAATAACCCGGACCTTGTTTGGGGGACGTATTATCGTAGCATTCGGAAAGTAAATCAATTTCTGGTGTCGACGGGCAAGATCAACCTCGACCCCTGGAAACTCGACCCATCGGCATCGGCCCAGCAGGTGTATCAAACAAACCTGGCGGCCATCAAACGGTGGACCTACGAAGCCCGATTCCTGCGAGCGTATTATTACTTTGAGCTGGTGAAACGATATGGGGGCGTACCACTCATCAACAAAGCCCTGTCGCTGGACGAAGATCTCTCGAAAATACAACGTAATAGCCTGAGCGAATGCCTGCAGTTTATTACAGCTGAGTGCGATTCGGCGGCTGCTCAATTACCGCTCAATACCTCTACGTTGCCTTATGTGGCCGCTACCGACCTGGGCCGGGTAACGAAACTGACCGCGCTATCGCTGAAAAGCCGGGTGCTTTTATATGCGGCCAGCGATTTATTCAATACCCCTTCCTGGGCGGGTGGATATGGCAAACCTGAACTGATTTCATTACCAGCGGGCGATCGTGTTGCGCGCTGGAAAGCGGCTTCCGATGCCGCAAAAGCGGTGATCGATGCGGCTGCCCTGCCTACGCTGGGTGCTTATAAATCGCTGTTCAATACGTTCAACAATGGCGAAATTATTTTTACCCGAAGTAATGCGGCCAGCAATACATTTGAAAAAAATAATTCGCCGATTGGGTTCAGTTTAGGACAAAGTGGCAATACGCCTTCGCAGGATTTAGTCGATGCTTACGATGTAAAGGTGAATGCGACAACAGCGGCTAAATTCGACTGGAATAACCCGGCTATGGCGGCTGATCCCTATGCTAACCGTGATCCTCGCTTAGGGTTCACCATTGCGGTCAATAATACGCCCTTCGGTACACCCGCCCGCAACGTTCAGTTATGGACGGGGGGACTCGATGCCAGGCCAATTCCTTTTGCTTCCAAAACCGGGTACTATCTCCGCAAATACCAGATCGAAAGCCTAAATCTGATCAATGGCAATACGGGTGTACACAGTTGGATTCTTTTCCGGTATCCTGAAATCTACCTGAACTATGCCGAAGCCCTCAATGAGTGGAGTCCTGGTAATGCCGATATCAAGGCGTATTACGATCGGGTCAGGAATCGGACAGGCGTTGCCATGCCACTTTTACCGGCAGGCTTATCGCAGGCGGACGTACGGGAAAAAATACGTAATGAAAAACGGGTCGAGTTTGCGTTTGAAGATCATCGTTTCTGGGATGTTCGCCGGTGGATGCAGGCCCCCACCTACTTTAATGCGCCTTTGCGGGGGGTAGACATCACCCGGAATGCGGATGCTACGTTCACCTATAAGCCTGTTACCGTTGAAAATCGGGTATTTACCCCAAAAATGTATCTGTATCCAATCCCGCAGACAGACATCAATATAGCCGGGGGCTTAGCGCAAAACCCACTTTGGTAA
- a CDS encoding TonB-dependent receptor: protein MKRYYTIHFFLVLLSALLLSKNAQAQKGTSQLSALDSVTVLPMSASKNIGYGTQAAQRITSAISTVYGADLEKNFSLNLGNTLYGRLAGLSVAQGGSEPGVSTPSLFVRGVNTFGAAGNAPLYVIDGYISNGVGPANSFMQLVPEEIETITVLKDASATAIYGARGANGVVLVTTKAGKEGPLRISFTTKQGFNQAQYVPKFLNAYNYATLYNEALANDGLPSRYTNADLDAYKNGSDPVFHPDVNWYNQVLRPTAPVSSYNLTFGGGDKFVRYFVTLNAINSQGLFKKFGEMNDESSNSKYAKYNFRTNLDVNLTDRLSAEFKIAGAFEQTNNPNNYTTGSTFSLLAQLPPNAFPVYNPNGSYGGNALYANPVANLLSTGFYQNNARTVLSSLKLTEQLDMLVKGLSASVAVSINNYFKSGSYKSKQYPRFSVSSGPNGDAVYSPAVGQLTSLVGTEETLDQYRNLIVQGFLNYKRTFGKSDVSGLLMVNTDNVTVFGPASDPSTPTANSTDPYKHNSGAGRFTYAYDNKYMAEFSAGYMGSDLFAPGKRYGFFPAASVGWVVSSEKFLNKNKAVDYLKLRGSYGLVGNDNIVSQGLSSRYAYTATFGGGGYFFGTGNTAVGGLAENVIANPNVTWEKEKSLNIGVDATLFKNFDLSVDVFNRDRYDIVVASASTTPLFSGIVTPSLNQGKANNKGFDVSLRYNGTQKKDFQFFVESNLSYFKNKVVFNAEAIQLNTGLYSTGLAIGQPIGLKAIGFYSEEDIARRQVDPKSVPGVLSEIIRAGDIKYQDIGGPDGKPDGIIDANDRIPIGNPGLPNLSLGLHTGFRYKGFDADLVFQAVTGNTVYLGGNYFQAFQSNGQVAAIALNRWTPQTAATADYPRLSSKDNLNNYQFSSFWQRDGRFLKLRSAEIGYSLPAGLSDKLRLKTVRFFVNGTNLFSLDRIPYGDPESLTGYPVTRTVTLGLKVQL, encoded by the coding sequence ATGAAACGATATTATACCATACATTTTTTTCTTGTCCTACTTTCAGCCCTGCTTCTGAGTAAAAACGCACAGGCGCAAAAGGGAACAAGTCAACTGTCTGCCCTGGACAGTGTCACCGTTTTGCCCATGTCAGCCAGTAAAAACATTGGCTATGGCACCCAGGCTGCACAACGGATCACCAGTGCTATTTCCACAGTATATGGGGCGGACCTGGAAAAAAACTTTTCCCTTAACCTCGGTAATACCCTGTATGGACGTTTGGCGGGTTTATCCGTTGCACAGGGCGGATCGGAGCCGGGGGTTTCTACACCCAGCCTGTTCGTGCGAGGGGTTAATACCTTCGGTGCAGCCGGTAATGCTCCGCTTTATGTGATCGACGGCTATATCAGCAATGGAGTGGGACCAGCCAATTCGTTTATGCAACTGGTGCCCGAAGAAATTGAAACGATCACGGTCCTGAAAGATGCTTCGGCAACGGCAATTTACGGGGCTCGCGGGGCCAATGGCGTTGTATTGGTTACAACCAAAGCGGGGAAAGAGGGCCCGCTGCGGATTTCATTTACCACCAAACAGGGATTCAATCAGGCGCAGTACGTACCAAAATTTTTAAACGCCTACAATTATGCCACGCTGTATAATGAAGCCCTAGCCAACGACGGTTTGCCATCTCGCTATACGAATGCCGACCTGGATGCTTATAAAAATGGGTCTGATCCCGTTTTTCATCCCGACGTGAACTGGTATAATCAGGTGTTGCGGCCAACAGCCCCGGTCTCCAGTTACAACCTGACCTTTGGTGGGGGCGACAAATTCGTTCGGTATTTTGTGACGCTGAATGCGATCAACAGCCAGGGTTTATTTAAAAAATTCGGCGAAATGAATGATGAAAGCTCCAATTCAAAATACGCGAAGTATAACTTTCGGACTAACCTGGATGTGAACCTCACCGACCGCTTGTCGGCCGAATTTAAAATTGCCGGTGCGTTTGAGCAGACCAACAACCCCAACAACTACACCACCGGGTCGACCTTTAGTTTACTGGCTCAATTGCCTCCCAACGCTTTTCCGGTTTACAACCCAAATGGTAGTTATGGTGGTAATGCGTTATATGCCAACCCAGTGGCCAACTTACTATCAACAGGGTTTTATCAGAACAACGCACGTACTGTTTTGTCGTCGCTAAAGTTAACGGAGCAGCTAGACATGCTGGTTAAAGGACTGAGTGCGTCTGTTGCTGTTTCGATCAATAACTACTTTAAATCGGGGTCGTATAAATCCAAACAGTACCCACGCTTTTCGGTGTCAAGCGGGCCAAACGGAGATGCCGTCTACAGTCCTGCCGTTGGACAGCTCACCTCGCTGGTAGGCACGGAAGAGACACTGGATCAATATCGAAACCTGATTGTACAGGGGTTTCTGAATTATAAACGGACATTTGGCAAAAGTGATGTTTCAGGTCTATTGATGGTCAATACCGATAACGTTACGGTTTTTGGCCCGGCTTCGGACCCCAGTACGCCAACCGCTAACTCAACAGATCCCTACAAGCATAATAGTGGAGCGGGCCGGTTTACCTATGCGTACGACAATAAATACATGGCCGAATTTTCGGCGGGGTATATGGGAAGCGATCTTTTCGCTCCCGGCAAGCGGTACGGGTTTTTTCCGGCTGCGTCAGTCGGCTGGGTTGTTTCCAGCGAGAAATTCCTAAATAAAAACAAAGCCGTTGACTACCTGAAACTGAGAGGTTCCTATGGGCTTGTCGGCAATGATAACATTGTTTCTCAAGGATTGTCGTCGCGCTATGCCTATACCGCAACCTTTGGTGGTGGTGGCTACTTTTTTGGAACGGGTAATACGGCTGTTGGCGGATTAGCCGAAAATGTAATTGCCAACCCCAACGTAACTTGGGAAAAAGAAAAATCGCTAAACATTGGTGTTGACGCTACCCTTTTCAAGAATTTCGACCTGTCAGTTGATGTGTTCAATCGGGATCGTTACGACATTGTTGTGGCGTCGGCGAGTACGACACCGTTGTTTTCTGGGATCGTTACACCAAGTCTGAACCAGGGTAAAGCGAACAATAAAGGGTTTGATGTATCCCTGCGCTACAATGGTACGCAAAAAAAGGATTTTCAATTCTTTGTCGAAAGTAACCTGTCCTATTTTAAGAATAAAGTGGTTTTCAATGCGGAGGCTATTCAGTTGAACACTGGTTTGTATAGTACAGGGTTAGCCATTGGCCAGCCGATTGGCCTGAAAGCCATTGGTTTTTATAGTGAGGAGGATATTGCCAGGCGACAGGTCGATCCCAAGAGCGTTCCCGGCGTGTTGAGTGAGATCATTAGAGCTGGCGACATAAAATACCAGGATATTGGCGGGCCTGATGGCAAACCCGATGGCATCATCGATGCCAATGACAGAATACCCATTGGTAACCCCGGCCTGCCTAATCTGTCGCTTGGTTTGCACACCGGTTTCCGGTATAAAGGATTTGATGCCGATCTGGTCTTCCAGGCAGTTACGGGCAACACCGTCTATTTAGGCGGTAATTATTTTCAGGCATTTCAAAGCAATGGGCAGGTAGCTGCCATTGCCCTGAACCGATGGACACCCCAAACAGCAGCTACAGCCGACTATCCACGGTTATCGTCAAAAGACAATTTGAATAACTACCAGTTTTCGAGTTTCTGGCAGCGGGATGGGCGTTTCCTTAAACTACGTAGTGCGGAAATCGGGTATTCGCTGCCAGCGGGTTTATCCGACAAACTCCGGCTCAAAACAGTGCGATTTTTTGTCAATGGTACGAACCTGTTCTCTCTCGACCGGATTCCGTATGGCGACCCCGAATCGTTGACGGGCTACCCCGTAACCAGAACCGTTACGTTAGGCCTGAAAGTCCAGTTGTAA